Within Enterobacter sp. RHBSTW-00175, the genomic segment TATTCCGGTGCCCTGCAAATGCTGCGCGAAACGGCACAATTTTCCGCCGTGCTGGTCGCCAACGACCAGATGGCGCTTGGCGTATTGAGCGCTTTCCATCAGCAGCAAATCTCCATTCCGGCGGAGAAGTCGGTGATTGGTTACGATGACACCTACGAAAGCTCGTTCTTCTACCCGGCGTTAACCACGGTATCGCTCGATCTGGATTTGCAGGGCAAAGAGGCCGTGCGGCGTATTCTGGACAGCGGCGACGACAATGCGCTGCGCATGTCGTCAATTCTGCCTGCCCGGCTGGTGGTGCGCCAGTCCACCGGGCAGAAAGGGGAGAAGGGGAAAAACCTGCAAGCGCTGGCTCAGCAGCTGCGCGAGATAGCGCATCAGCTTGGGGATATGTAACGGCGTGGGCACCTCAGCCAGAGGTGCCCGTTGCATTACTCCAGCCCCAGCGTGTACTGGGCAATCTTGAAGTAGATAATCAGCCCGGTACCGTCGATAAGCGTGGCGATAAACGGGGCCGACACCACGGCAGGATCGATACCGCAGCGCTTAAGCACCATCGGGATCACGGACGAGACAATCGCACTCCACAGCGTAATGCAGACCAGCGTCAGGCTGACAATAAGGGTGATTTCCATACCGATGCCCATCATCCAGGCGCGAACGCAGCCCGCCAGCCCCAGGGTGACAGCAATCATTAACGAGGTGGTCATCTCTTTTCGCAGCACCCGCCCGACGTCGCGTAAATGCACTTCGCCCAGCGCCATCGCACGCACCAGCGTGGAGGTGATCTGCGTGCCGCTGTTGCCGCCGGTACCAATCAGCAGAGGAATAAAGAACGCCAGGGCAATGGCGGATTCCAGCGCTTCTTCAAAATGCTGAATTACGGAGCTGGTGTAAGCTTCGGCAATAAACAACAACAGCAGCCAGACGGCGCGCTTTTTCCACAGGCTGAATGGACTGGTTTCCAGATAGGGTTTTTCCAGCGGCAGCGTGGCACCCTGACGCTGAGCATCTTCGGTTACGTCATCTTCCAGCAGATGCGCGATTTCACGCTCGGTGAGGCACCCGACCAGTTTGCCGTGCGTGACCACCGGTATCACATCCGCTCCGCCATGAGCCAGCAGCCCGGTAACATCTGAGCGTTCATCTTCCGGTTTCAGCTGAATAAATTCCGCTATCATCAGCGCCCGGACCGGCTGCACCGTATCGACAGCCTGCAATAATTTGCGTACGGCAACCATGCCCGCCAGACGTCCCTGGTCTTCGATAAAAATATGCGACGGAATATCATCGTCTTTTAATTTTTCGAAAAACTGTACACGTGCCAGCGCCACGCATAACGAAATATCGAGAACGATAAAATCGGTATTCATATATTGCGCGACTGCGCTTTCAGTGAATGCTGGAGTATTGTTGTGGATGGAGTAAGACATAGTAAATTCCCTTTGAAGAATAAAATCTCTCAGGGGCGAGCAAGACAGGGCATGTCGAAGAAGAGATCCCCACGTCCTGGGTTCAGCACTGTACACCGTATCCCGTAAGGGAAGTTATACTGACAAAGCCTTGATTCGACAGTGCCTGTTTTACCCTGTGCCGGTTCTCTCGAACCCACCAGAGCGATAACG encodes:
- a CDS encoding magnesium transporter, whose product is MSYSIHNNTPAFTESAVAQYMNTDFIVLDISLCVALARVQFFEKLKDDDIPSHIFIEDQGRLAGMVAVRKLLQAVDTVQPVRALMIAEFIQLKPEDERSDVTGLLAHGGADVIPVVTHGKLVGCLTEREIAHLLEDDVTEDAQRQGATLPLEKPYLETSPFSLWKKRAVWLLLLFIAEAYTSSVIQHFEEALESAIALAFFIPLLIGTGGNSGTQITSTLVRAMALGEVHLRDVGRVLRKEMTTSLMIAVTLGLAGCVRAWMMGIGMEITLIVSLTLVCITLWSAIVSSVIPMVLKRCGIDPAVVSAPFIATLIDGTGLIIYFKIAQYTLGLE